A segment of the Aridibaculum aurantiacum genome:
CGTAGCACTGAATGCATTTCCGTAAACACCGCTGGAGAAACCGCACGAGCCGTTGCCAAAAACATGCGTTACGCTATCGGGTGGCGGATGCTGGTAAACAATGCCCTGGCTTCCATCGTTGATGGCTATTGAGTAGGTTGTTCCTGGTGTATTGTTGGCGTAGCCAGAGATGCCGAATGTGAGGGCACTGGGTGCGCAGATACTCGCATTACCTGGACTATTGAAACCACCAGCTGGTGTTGTTCCTAAAAAGATGATATACTTCTTGATGCCTATACAACCCGTACTACCTTCTACCGTTAATGTGAGCGTATGTTGTCCAAGCGTATAAGGATGGGTTATTATATTGATTGGGTCCCATGTGTTGAACACTGAATCAGGAGAGCCATCGCCCCAGTTGATTGTATATTTTGTGTTGATGGTTCTTGTAGTAGAGGCATTCATGAATTGAAACACGTACGATCCCATATTTGCGCAGCGCCTGAAAGTTGGGACGCCATTGAAGTTTCCAAATGTTACCTGGTTGTCAGGATTGCCCAGCGATGCATCAGGTACATTTTTGATGACTACTGGTTTGGTAACAGACTGTGTACAGTTGAACCTATTGGTTACTTCCAGTTTTACATTGTATGTAGAAGTTCCCGAAGCGCCTATTGCATTTAAGAATTGGTAGGTAGGGTTGGCAGCAGTGCTTGTTTTAGTTGGTTCGAACGTCCAGAGGTATTTGAGCGGATCGCCGTTACTTACCGTACCTGAACTATTGAACATCACAGGTATATTACCACATTCATTATTGGGTGCAAAAGTAAAATCAGGAACAGGCTTCTGGTCATTTACCTTAATGAAGAAAAACATAGTAGCAGTGTCCAACCCATTGATCACCTTTTGAATGGTACTGTCAATGCCCGCAGTATTGTAAGTGACAATACCCGGGTTTGCTCCGGCATAGGTGGCCGGTGTACCCAATTTCAATTTCCATTCTGTAATTGGATTTACTGCGGTGCTCTGGTAGTTGACTGTGCTGCCGATACAAATGTTGAGCGTATCGCCATTGTTCATTACCCTGCCATTGGCGCGGATGCCAGGAGCTACCTGTGCATTTGCTTGAAAAGATGCTTGTAAAATAAGAACTAGAAAAAAATATATGGCAGGTTGGTACAATGAGGTGCACGCTCCCTTTCGATAGCTTTTTATACTACCTGTCAGACTTCCCATTAGCAGTTAGAGGTTTGGGCGTAAATTGATTTATTAAGCCAATTTAAACAATACCTTGGTATAGGTATATTTAAATCTTTCAACAATGGACGATTTTTTACCTCCTAACGATGCAAATCGGTAGTTGCAGGCGTTTGAAACAGCAAGAGCTTTTATATCATTTCAACAGGTATTTTTGGTACCAATCTTACAACTGCTTGAAATCGAAGAAAAGAATCCGGAAACCAAGAACCCGGTCAACCTCGCATACCAATGGAAAGGGTGGTCGTAAGCTAACATTTCATAAACTGGATTGGCTGGAATGGATAGCTATAGGCGTGTCTATATGGTTCTTTGTATTTCCTTACCCTTATAAGCCGTTGTTCGTAATAATGTTAGGCCTGCCCATATTCGGGTTGTTTCTTAATGGCCTTGCCGGTAGACCAAGTATTGCAAGTTTGGTAGAAATAACAAAAGACAAGGACGGATCGAATAAATATGATGTAGCTGATTTTATAGATTTTCCTGCCATTGTACTGTTCATTCATGTGCTAAGGAATTATGAATTTGAAAGCTTTTACAGTTTGATCATTCCTGGTGTACTGGCATCCCTGATGATGCTGGTACTGGTACTTATTACGCATAAAATACAGATCCAATCTGCCGCGGATAAGTTGTGGATATACTGTTCCTTTTTCTTTAATGTATGCTTGTTTAGCTTTGCTGCTACCTATGGTGTCAACTGTGTTTTTGATGACTCGGAGCCAGAAGTATATTACACTGAAGTGCTGGACAAACATATATCACGAGGTAGACGAAGTACCAGTTACTATGTAAAGGTCGCGCCCTGGGGGCATCATCATGATATTGAAAAGATCAGCGTTTCCTACAGCCAGTACAATGCTTTGCAGCCGGGTGAACTTGTGGAGATAGACCGGCAGGAAGGGTTGTTTCACATTCCCTGGTACTATATCAATAAGTAACAAATAAGTTCTGCTGTTAATGATCGTAGCTGATAACCCTGGATATTCTCCACTGTTCATCCTTCTTTTGCCAGATCATTAGAAACTTAAATGTTCCTGTTTCTTCTTTGCCATTTTCCATATGCCTGAACAGGTGCTTGCCAATTTGTATAGCACCATAATCTTTTATTGGGTGTACTTCCAGCGTTCCGGGTACCAGCTCACGTGTCAACTTGCTTTCCCTTTTAAACATGTTTTCAAAGTTGTCGAAGACGGTCTTGTAAGATAGTAGTCCGCCATTATCCTGGAACCATTCAAGATCAGTGGTGAACATCGATTTGAACTTTGGCATGTTTTGTTTGTTAAAGGCATCGAACAACACACTGTCCATTTCAGCTATTTTATTATAAAGCTCAGGAGATGTAGGTGCAACCTTTTTTTCCTGCGCATTTGTATGAAAAGCAATGATGACAAACAGTGTGACAAATATTTTAAACATGTTGTAGATTTTGGCTGAAACTAAGATAGAAACAACTGCAGGATAGAGCACTTTCTGATAAGTGGAAGAATAATATTTTATAGTAAGGCTACTGCTGCGGGTTGATCATTTTAGACAACAAATTCTATTACTTTATTTTTACCCGATTATTTTTTGAGAATGATGAAATTTCTATTGGTGGAAGATGAACCTGATGTTGCATCATTTACAAAGCGTGCACTGGAAGAAGAGGATTATGAAGTGACAGTGGTTATGAGCGGCAGCATAGCTGTGGATTACATCGATAAGTTCTCGTACGACCTGTTCATATTTGATATGATGCTGCCCGGGCTTAGCGGCACCGAACTCTGTAAACATTGCAGGAACAGTGGTTTGAATACGCCTATCCTGATGCTTACCGCATTGGGCACAACTGACAACATAGTGATGGGTTTGGATAGCGGTGCTGATGACTACCTGACAAAGCCTTTTAAGTTGGCAGAACTGCAAGCGCGTATACGATCATTATTAAGAAGAAGTTTATCTCCGGCAAGTACCACAGCCGGCAGCCCTGTTCCTGCTAATGTGGTTAAGTTTGCCGATATAGAACTGAACACTGATGAAAAAACAGTGGTGCGGAACAATGAGCCGATAGACCTTACAGCTACTGAATTCAGGCTGCTCGAGTATATGATGAGAAACCCGAGGAGAGTGCTTAACAGGATGCAACTGCTGGAACATGTTTGGGGTTATGACTTCAACATGAATACAAAAGTGGTGGATGTTTATATCAATTACCTGAGAAAAAAATTAGAGAATAATCATCATTCAAAGATCATTCACACTGTAGTGGGAATGGGATATGTTTTAAAAGAAGTGGCGCATGAAGATCCAGTTTAAAATTGCTTTGTTATTTACACTTTTATGTACTGGTATTATCATTGGTTTAAGTTGTGCCATTTACTTTTTTGCTAACGAAAGAGCTTTCCAGGATTTTTATACAAGGCTTGAACTGCGTGCTACCATTGCAGCCAAAGCAAATTTTGAAGGTAGCCAGGCTACTACACAGGCTTACGAGCAGGTAAGGAACGAGCACCTTGAAAGGCTTCCAGAAGAGTTGGAATACATTGTGCCAATGGACTCGTTGTTACAGGTATCAGATACATTTGCCTTGACCGTGCCGACTTCTTTTTACCACGACCTCATCGATAAAGGGTCAGCTTCTCATAGGGATCGCTACCATTTCTTTAGGGGGGTGCGTTATAACTACGCCAACAGGATTTATGCAGTAATTATTTCTGCAGAACATACTTATGCAAGAAATTTCTTGCTCAATCTCCGGAATATACTCATCACAGTTAATCTCATTTCTACGCTGGTAATTTTTACGGTAGGCTACATATTTGGTCGTAAAATTTTAGAACCCATAAGGCGAATAATGGAAGATGTAAACAACATCAATGCTACGTCGTTACATAAGCGCCTTGAAATAAAAGAAGGCAAAGATGAGATCACTGAATTGGCCAATACTTTTAATAGCTTGCTCAGCAGGTTAGAAACCTCGTTTGAAACACAAAATAATTTTGTAAGCAATGCATCGCACGAGCTGAATACGCCGCTAACAGCTATTATTGGTGAAGCTGAACTAGCCCTGGCTAAGCCTCGTGATACACAGGAATATCGACAGGCAATGGATGTGATTTTGAAGCAAG
Coding sequences within it:
- a CDS encoding sensor histidine kinase, which codes for MKIQFKIALLFTLLCTGIIIGLSCAIYFFANERAFQDFYTRLELRATIAAKANFEGSQATTQAYEQVRNEHLERLPEELEYIVPMDSLLQVSDTFALTVPTSFYHDLIDKGSASHRDRYHFFRGVRYNYANRIYAVIISAEHTYARNFLLNLRNILITVNLISTLVIFTVGYIFGRKILEPIRRIMEDVNNINATSLHKRLEIKEGKDEITELANTFNSLLSRLETSFETQNNFVSNASHELNTPLTAIIGEAELALAKPRDTQEYRQAMDVILKQAEKLRNITKSLLELAQSGFTGNLSSEDVEVAELMENVQHVALGIYPTCNLEIDNSLHPANLHSLMVRGNFRLLELCLSNILLNACKYSNGKTVTVAIASTDEHLVFIIKDKGIGIPTQDMPHIFDPFFRASNVSTSKGYGIGLPLARNIINLHNGTIHIASKELEGTEVVVKIPLSKKN
- a CDS encoding nuclear transport factor 2 family protein; the encoded protein is MFKIFVTLFVIIAFHTNAQEKKVAPTSPELYNKIAEMDSVLFDAFNKQNMPKFKSMFTTDLEWFQDNGGLLSYKTVFDNFENMFKRESKLTRELVPGTLEVHPIKDYGAIQIGKHLFRHMENGKEETGTFKFLMIWQKKDEQWRISRVISYDH
- a CDS encoding response regulator transcription factor, giving the protein MMKFLLVEDEPDVASFTKRALEEEDYEVTVVMSGSIAVDYIDKFSYDLFIFDMMLPGLSGTELCKHCRNSGLNTPILMLTALGTTDNIVMGLDSGADDYLTKPFKLAELQARIRSLLRRSLSPASTTAGSPVPANVVKFADIELNTDEKTVVRNNEPIDLTATEFRLLEYMMRNPRRVLNRMQLLEHVWGYDFNMNTKVVDVYINYLRKKLENNHHSKIIHTVVGMGYVLKEVAHEDPV